Below is a window of Archaeoglobus neptunius DNA.
GCTCGATGCGATAGCCGCAAGCCTGAACTTACCACTGACCAAACTTAAAGTCTCCGGCATTGAGGAGATAGAGGTTGAGGAGCTTGCAGATCAGGTGAAGGGCATCGAGGCAGATGCGCTTTGCATCGGTGGTATAGAGTCAAATTATCAGAAAAAGAGGTTTGAAAAGATTTGCGACGCCGCTGGACTGGAGCTTCTTGCTCCACTCTGGAAAAGAAGCCCTGAAGATATAATGTTCAGGGTGGCGAGGGATTTTGAGGCAATAATTGTCAGTGTTTCAGCAATGGGTCTGAATGAGACTTATCTCGGGCGAAAAATTGATGAAAAGTGTGTTAGTGACCTTCTGGAACTTAATAGAAAGTATAAAATCCATGTTGCTGGAGAAGGAGGAGAATTTGAAACTCTTGTCCTTGATGCACCATTGTACAGACATAAAATTGTGGTAAACAGGGCCAGAAAGATCTGGGATGGGATGAGAGGATACTATTTTATTGAAAGTTATTCGAAATTTTCGAAATCGCCGAATGGAAAAATTTAGAAAACCTCCGCACTTCTTTTTCGAAAATTTAAAACAACTGCGGTTTTTACAAAGACGGAAAATTCGCAAACCTTTAATCATTAAAATATTTTTCGAAACCTTTATATAAGGTTTTGAAAAAAAATACATCATAGGCTAGGAGGTGGAAGAAATGCCCTTAATAAAAACACCGCCACCACACGGCGGAAAGCTTGTTGAAAGGGTTGTTAAAAAGAGAGAAGTTGCCGAAAAAATGATTGCCGGTTGCCCCACGTACGAATTGAAGCCCACAACACTTCCCGATGGGACGCCAATTCGCCATGTTTACAGAGAAATAATGTCCGTCTGTTATGGCTTCTTTAGCCCGGTGGAAGGTTCGATGGTTCAAAACGAGCTTGAGAGGGTTTTGAAAGAAAGGAGACTTCTCAGCGAGTGGATATTTCCGTACCCAATTCTCTTTGACATCAGTGAGGAGGACTATAAAGCTCTGAATGTTGGAGAGGGAGACAGACTGTTGCTCATGCTTAAAGGACAGCCCTTCGCCATTATAGACATTGAGGAGGTTTACAAAATTGATCCAACGGACGTTGCGACAAGAACCTTTGGTACACCGGAAAATAACCCCGAAGTGGTCAGGGAACCTTTCAACGATAAGCACCCCGGCTATATGATATACAAGATGCACAATCCGGTAATTCTGGCCGGGAAGTATACCATCGTGAACGAGCCGAAATTTAAGGAACCCTTTGACAGGTTCTGGTTCCCGCCCTCAAAGTGCAGGGAAGTGATAATGAACGAGAAGAAATGGCGGACTGTTATTGCACACCAGACGAGGAATGTACCGCATGTGGGACACGAAATGCTCATGAAAGCTGCTGCCTTTACCGGTGATATCGAACCATGTAATGGAATTCTCGTGAATGCAATAATCGGTGCGAAAAGGAGAGGAGATTATCCCGATGAGGCAATTCTTGAGGGACATGAGGCCGTTAACAAATACGGCTACATCAAGCCCGAAAGACACATGGTCACCTTTACGCTCTGGGACATGAGATATGGCAATCCAATCGAGTCTCTGCTGCATGGCGTTATAAGGCAGAACATGGGCTGTACGCATCACATGTTCGGCAGAGATCATGCGGCAGTAGGTGAGTACTACGACATGTATGCAACCCAGATTCTGTGGAGCAAGGGAATTCCGAGCTTTGGATTCGAGGCTCCGCCAAACGAAGTTGATTACGGCCTGAAGATAATACCGCAAAACATGGCCGAGTTCTGGTACTGCCCCATCTGTCAGGAAATTGCCTACAGTGAGAGCTGCGGTCATACTGATGCAAAGCAGAAATTCAGTGGTAGCTTCCTGAGAGGAATGGTAGCTGAAGGTGTATTCCCACCGAGAGTGGTCATGAGGCCGGAGGTTTACAAGGCGATAGTCAAGTGGTGGAAGGTATACAACTATCCGTTCGTGAACAGGAAGTATCTTGACATGAAGAACAAGGAGCTTGAGGTCGATCTTCCGGCGATGGAGGTACCCAAGGCGTGAGGTGATGAAAATGCCGCACTACATTTCGGTAATTCTGGATGATGAAAGGTACGAGAAAATCAAGGGAACTCCTCTTGAGGAGAAGATAACCTATCTCTTTGGCGGTCAACTGAAGTCTCTCATTGTGGAGGTTCCCGAAGAGAAGTCTGAGAAAATACTCAAGGCCTTTGACAAAGCAAGGATCGACTCAAGAGGATACATCGAGGATGTTCCTGTAGCATTTAGAAGGGCCGTATTCGAGGAAATTGCAAAAGCCAAGTCTCTGGACGTCATCGATAAGGTCCTTGAGAGATTGGACGAGCTGGTGGAGGCTGCAAAGAAGGAGGATGAATACATTCCTCCGCCGGAAATTGAGTAATATTTTTAAATTTTTAAAAGTGTGAGAATAGGAGGTGAGTTGAATGCCGTCGTTTGTAAACCCGGAAAAGTGTGATGGATGTAAGGCGCTGGAGAGAACGGCATGTGAGTACATCTGCCCCAACGACTTGATGACACTGGATAAGGAGGCAATGAAAGCGTACAACAGAGAGCCCGACATGTGCTGGGAGTGCTATAGCTGTGTTAAGATGTGCCCGCAGGGTGCAATTGATGTAAGGGGTTACGTGGACTACTCCCCGCTTGGCGGTGCATGTGTGCCCATGAGAGGTACCTCGGACATCATGTGGACCGTGAAGTACAGAAATGGAAAGGTGCTGAGATTCAAGTTTGCCATCAGAACGACTCCTTGGGGGTCAATCCAGCCTTATGAGGGATTCCCCGAACCAACTGAGGAGGCACTGAAGAGCGAACTTCTGTCGGGAGAGCCGGATATTATTGGCCTGAGCGAGTTCCCGCAGGTAAAGAAGAAGGCTTAAAGGTGGTGGTATAAATGGTGTATTATCCGAAAAAGTATGAGCTGTATAAGGCTGCCGATGTGCCCACAGAGGTAGTCGAGACCGACATCTTGATTATAGGAGGCGGTTTCTCCGGCTGCGGTGCGGCGTACGAGGCTGCGTATTGGGCAAAGCTTGGTGGATTGAAGGTTACGCTTGTTGAGAAGGCGGCAGTTGAGAGAGGTGGAGCTGTTGCCCAGGGTCTTTCCGCTATAAACACATACATCGACCTCACTGGCAGGTCTGAGAGGCAGAACACCCTTGAGGATTATGTCAGATACGTCACTCTCGACATGATGGGTCTTGCAAGAGAGGACCTTGTTGCGGACTACGCAAGGCATGTCGATGGTACTGTTCACCTCTTTGAGAAGTGGGGTCTGCCAATCTGGAAGACTCCAGATGGGAAGTATGTGAGAGAAGGTCAGTGGCAGATAATGATTCACGGTGAGAGCTACAAGCCGATCATCGCCGAGGCTGCGAAGATGGCCGTTGGTGAAGAGAACATCTACGAGAGAGTGTTCATCTTTGAGCTGCTTAAGGACAAGAATGATCCAAATGCAGTTGCCGGAGCTGTTGGATTCAGTGTAAGAGAGGCAAAATTCTACGTGTTCAAGGCCAAAGCCGTGTTGCTGGCCACCGGTGGTGCAACACTGCTCTTCAGGCCGAGAAGCACCGGAGAGGCTGCTGGCAGGACATGGTATGCAATCTTCGACACCGGCAGTGGCTACTACATGGGTATGAAGGCCGGAGCAATGCTCACCCAGTTCGAGCACCGCTTCATACCGTTCAGGTTCAAGGACGGTTACGGGCCAGTTGGAGCATGGTTCCTATTCTTCAAGTGTAAGGCCAAGAACGCATACGGTGAGGAGTACATCCAGACAAGGGCAGATGAGCTGAAGAAATACGAGCCGTACGGTGCAGCTCAGCCGATTCCAACACCGCTGAGAAACCATCAGGTGATGCTTGAAATCATGGATGGCAACCAGCCGATCTACATGCACACCGAAGAGGCTCTGGCAGAGCTGGCTGGAGGAGACAAGAAGAAGCTGAAGCACATCTACGAGGAGGCTTTCGAGGACTTCCTCGACATGACCGTCAGTCAGGCACTGCTCTGGGCGTGCCAGAACATCGACCCGCAGGAGATGCCATCCGAAGCCGCACCTGCTGAGCCGTACATCATGGGTTCACACAGCGGTGAGGCCGGATTCTGGGTGTGCGGCCCAGAGGATCTGATGCCGGAGGAATATGCAAAACTCTTCCCGCTGAAGTACAACAGAATGACGACAGTCAAGGGACTGTTTGCAATCGGTGACTGTGCAGGAGCCAACCCGCACAAGTTCTCCAGCGGTTCGTTCACCGAGGGTAGAATTGCTGCAAAGGCTGCAGTCAGATACATCCTTGAGCAGAAACCCAACCCAGAAGTTGACGAAGCAGTTGTTGAAGAGCTGAAGAAGAAGGCTTACGCACCGATGGAGAGATTTGAGCAGTACAAGAATCTTTCAACTGCAGACGATGTCAACCCAGAGTACATCTTGCCGTGGCAGGGACTTGTGAGGCTCCAGAAGATAATGGACGAGTATGCTGCCGGTATTGCTACGATCTACAAGACCAATGAGAAGATGCTTGAGAGGGCTCTTGAGCTGATCGCTCTTCTCAAGGAGGACCTTGAGAAGTTGGCAGCGAGGGACCTGCACGAGCTGATGAGAGCATGGGAGCTTGTACACAGAGTCTGGACTGCCGAGGCCCACGTCAGGCACATGCTGTTCAGAAAGGAGACAAGATGGCCCGGATACTACTACAGAACAGACTATCCAGAGCTGAACGATGAAGAGTGGAAGTGCTTTGTCTGCAGCAAGTACGATGCCGAGAAGGACGAGTGGACATTTGAGAAGGTACCCTACGTCCAGATCGTGGAGTGGGCGTTCTAAAATTTTTCCAATTTTTATTTTCCCTTGCCTTGCCTTAAACAAACTCAAACTTTTTAAAGCAAATGATAACTTCATCCCATGTACTGGAATCCTGCGATTGAAAGGCTTTCGACCGAAGAGCTCGAAGAAATTCAGGAGAGAAGATTGAGGTCTCTAGTAAAAACGGTCTATGATTATTCACCATTCTACAGAAAAAGGTTCAGAGATGCCGGAGTGGACCCATCGGATATCAGGAGTCTGGAAGATCTGTCCAAGTTGCCCTTTACAAGGAAAAAGGATTTGAGAGACACGTATCCATTTGGAATGTTTTCCGTTCCGCTTTCGCAGGTGGTCAGGTTCCATGCCTCCAGCGGAACTACCGGGAAACCAACTGTTGTTGGATACACCGCAAACGACATTAGAAACTGGGTGGAAAGTCTCTGCAGAGCTCTGGTAAGCTGTGGTGTGGGCAGCGAGGATATAATGCAAATAGCATACGGATATGGCCTGTTCACAGGAGGTCTCGGTTTTCACTACGCTGCAGAAAGACTTGGGGCAACAGTCCTTCCGATTTCTGCAGGAAACACGGCGAGACAGGTTGAACTGATGAAGGATCTGGGTACAACCGTAATTGCCTGCACACCATCATACATGCTTTACCTTTCTGAGTACGCCGAGGAGATGGGCGTCAGCATCGAAAGAGATACAAACCTGAGAATGGGCATTTTTGGAGCCGAGCCCTGGAGTGAGGAAACGAGGAAAAGAATTGAAAGTAAAACCGGTATAACCGCCTACGATGTTTACGGCACCTCAGAGCTGAGTGGCCCGCTCTTCACCGAATGTGCTGAAAGACAGGGCATCCATGTGTGGGCGGATATGTTTCTGATCGAAGTGGTGGATCCAGAAACTGGAGAGCAGGTTGGTGAGGGCGAGAAAGGGGAACTTGTCGTAACAACACTCACTAAGGAAGCTTTGCCGCTGATAAGGTGGAGGACGGGTGACATAACCTATGTTGAGACTGATAAATGTGCATGCGGCAGAACTCATCCGAGGATAATGCGCATTCTTGGCAGATCGGATGACATGCTGATAGTCAGAGGAGTCAATGTATTTCCGAGTCAGATCGAGCATGTTTTGATGCAGATACCGGAGGTTGGCGAGCATTACATGATAATCCTGGATCGCAGGGAGGATGGCATGGACGAAATGACAATTCAGGTAGAGCTGAGTGACAGAGTTGAAATAGATACTACTGGGGACATCTTGAGGCTGGAGAAGAAAATATCAGAGCGTCTGAAGAGTGTACTCAACGTCTGGGCAAAGGTGGAGGTGGTCAACCCCGGTACGCTCCAGAGGTTCGAGGGAAAGGCTAAAAGAGTTATTGATAGGAGAAAGATATAGAGGTGAATAGTATGATCAGGCAGATTTCGGTATTTGTTGAGAACAAACCCGGGAGACTTGCGGCGGTTACAGAGGTTCTTTCAAAGAATGGAGTGAACATCAGAGCTTTCACGATCGCCGATGCTGGGGATTTCGGGATAATCAGGATGGTTGTTGATAAAACAGATGAGGCTTATAAGGCTCTGAAGGAAGCGGGATTCACAGTAAGGTTAACCAGCGTTTTGGCAGTAGAGGTGGAGGACAAGCCGGGTAGCCTGCATCGAATCGCTGAGGCCCTTGGTGATGCAGGTGTCAACATCGAATACGTTTACGCCTTCACGAGTGAGCAGCACAAGGCGCTCATAATTTTCAGGGTAAATGATGTGGAAAAGGCGAAGGAAGTTCTTGAGAGGCTTGGTGTGCTTTTCAAGGGAGAAATTAAGTAATGAAATCTCTCCGTTCACAAATTTTTAGGGTTGCAGCACTCCTTCTTGCCATTATTGTAGCCGGAACTCTGGCATATCGCATTGTTGAGGGCTGGCCCTGGTTTGACTGCCTTTACATGACCGTTATAACGATAACCACAACAGGATACGGAGAGGTCAGACCAATTGGATTGGGCGGTAGGGCAATATCGATGCTTTTGATGTTTGTGGGAGTGGGAATATTTCTCTACTCCGTAAACATTTTCATGACGGCGATTGTTGATATAAGGCTTGACAGAAGGTGGGAAAGCATGATTGAAAAAATGAAGGACCACTTCATTCTGTGCGGTTATGGCGTTATGGGCAGGGAAATTGCAAAGGAACTTCCTGCTGAGTATGTTGTCGTTGTGGACAGCGATATGAACAAGGTAAACACAGCAAGGGAAGATGGGTATGCTGCGATTCACGGCGATGCGACGGATGAAGTCACACTTGATAAGGCTGGCATTTTACGGGCAAAGGCTTTAATTTGCTGTATGAGTGATGCAAGCAACGCTTTCGCCGTT
It encodes the following:
- a CDS encoding diphthine--ammonia ligase encodes the protein MRVVALISGGKDSMLALHEVAREHEVVGLLSIHPDNTDSYMFHSVNLHMLDAIAASLNLPLTKLKVSGIEEIEVEELADQVKGIEADALCIGGIESNYQKKRFEKICDAAGLELLAPLWKRSPEDIMFRVARDFEAIIVSVSAMGLNETYLGRKIDEKCVSDLLELNRKYKIHVAGEGGEFETLVLDAPLYRHKIVVNRARKIWDGMRGYYFIESYSKFSKSPNGKI
- the sat gene encoding sulfate adenylyltransferase, whose amino-acid sequence is MPLIKTPPPHGGKLVERVVKKREVAEKMIAGCPTYELKPTTLPDGTPIRHVYREIMSVCYGFFSPVEGSMVQNELERVLKERRLLSEWIFPYPILFDISEEDYKALNVGEGDRLLLMLKGQPFAIIDIEEVYKIDPTDVATRTFGTPENNPEVVREPFNDKHPGYMIYKMHNPVILAGKYTIVNEPKFKEPFDRFWFPPSKCREVIMNEKKWRTVIAHQTRNVPHVGHEMLMKAAAFTGDIEPCNGILVNAIIGAKRRGDYPDEAILEGHEAVNKYGYIKPERHMVTFTLWDMRYGNPIESLLHGVIRQNMGCTHHMFGRDHAAVGEYYDMYATQILWSKGIPSFGFEAPPNEVDYGLKIIPQNMAEFWYCPICQEIAYSESCGHTDAKQKFSGSFLRGMVAEGVFPPRVVMRPEVYKAIVKWWKVYNYPFVNRKYLDMKNKELEVDLPAMEVPKA
- a CDS encoding DUF6955 family protein, which encodes MPHYISVILDDERYEKIKGTPLEEKITYLFGGQLKSLIVEVPEEKSEKILKAFDKARIDSRGYIEDVPVAFRRAVFEEIAKAKSLDVIDKVLERLDELVEAAKKEDEYIPPPEIE
- the aprB gene encoding adenylyl-sulfate reductase subunit beta, translated to MPSFVNPEKCDGCKALERTACEYICPNDLMTLDKEAMKAYNREPDMCWECYSCVKMCPQGAIDVRGYVDYSPLGGACVPMRGTSDIMWTVKYRNGKVLRFKFAIRTTPWGSIQPYEGFPEPTEEALKSELLSGEPDIIGLSEFPQVKKKA
- the aprA gene encoding adenylyl-sulfate reductase subunit alpha, which produces MVYYPKKYELYKAADVPTEVVETDILIIGGGFSGCGAAYEAAYWAKLGGLKVTLVEKAAVERGGAVAQGLSAINTYIDLTGRSERQNTLEDYVRYVTLDMMGLAREDLVADYARHVDGTVHLFEKWGLPIWKTPDGKYVREGQWQIMIHGESYKPIIAEAAKMAVGEENIYERVFIFELLKDKNDPNAVAGAVGFSVREAKFYVFKAKAVLLATGGATLLFRPRSTGEAAGRTWYAIFDTGSGYYMGMKAGAMLTQFEHRFIPFRFKDGYGPVGAWFLFFKCKAKNAYGEEYIQTRADELKKYEPYGAAQPIPTPLRNHQVMLEIMDGNQPIYMHTEEALAELAGGDKKKLKHIYEEAFEDFLDMTVSQALLWACQNIDPQEMPSEAAPAEPYIMGSHSGEAGFWVCGPEDLMPEEYAKLFPLKYNRMTTVKGLFAIGDCAGANPHKFSSGSFTEGRIAAKAAVRYILEQKPNPEVDEAVVEELKKKAYAPMERFEQYKNLSTADDVNPEYILPWQGLVRLQKIMDEYAAGIATIYKTNEKMLERALELIALLKEDLEKLAARDLHELMRAWELVHRVWTAEAHVRHMLFRKETRWPGYYYRTDYPELNDEEWKCFVCSKYDAEKDEWTFEKVPYVQIVEWAF
- a CDS encoding phenylacetate--CoA ligase family protein, coding for MYWNPAIERLSTEELEEIQERRLRSLVKTVYDYSPFYRKRFRDAGVDPSDIRSLEDLSKLPFTRKKDLRDTYPFGMFSVPLSQVVRFHASSGTTGKPTVVGYTANDIRNWVESLCRALVSCGVGSEDIMQIAYGYGLFTGGLGFHYAAERLGATVLPISAGNTARQVELMKDLGTTVIACTPSYMLYLSEYAEEMGVSIERDTNLRMGIFGAEPWSEETRKRIESKTGITAYDVYGTSELSGPLFTECAERQGIHVWADMFLIEVVDPETGEQVGEGEKGELVVTTLTKEALPLIRWRTGDITYVETDKCACGRTHPRIMRILGRSDDMLIVRGVNVFPSQIEHVLMQIPEVGEHYMIILDRREDGMDEMTIQVELSDRVEIDTTGDILRLEKKISERLKSVLNVWAKVEVVNPGTLQRFEGKAKRVIDRRKI
- a CDS encoding ACT domain-containing protein; amino-acid sequence: MIRQISVFVENKPGRLAAVTEVLSKNGVNIRAFTIADAGDFGIIRMVVDKTDEAYKALKEAGFTVRLTSVLAVEVEDKPGSLHRIAEALGDAGVNIEYVYAFTSEQHKALIIFRVNDVEKAKEVLERLGVLFKGEIK
- a CDS encoding potassium channel family protein; the encoded protein is MKSLRSQIFRVAALLLAIIVAGTLAYRIVEGWPWFDCLYMTVITITTTGYGEVRPIGLGGRAISMLLMFVGVGIFLYSVNIFMTAIVDIRLDRRWESMIEKMKDHFILCGYGVMGREIAKELPAEYVVVVDSDMNKVNTAREDGYAAIHGDATDEVTLDKAGILRAKALICCMSDASNAFAVLTAKELNPSVTTIAVLRSPDAEKKMLRVGVDVLLSPYRDAARKIMSIVSDRVTAEFIETVMSGTKSLNLEKVIVKGAMAGKSLRELDLRKKTGCIVVAIVRGGDVLLPEAETVLEKGDILYILCSGNAKLEIV